The genomic segment AAGAAAGAATCGTTGGCACCCGAACAACAGGCTAGTTACGAAGCCATCGACAAAAGCCGTGGCGAGGTGCGCGGCTGCTTTCCGGCACTGCTCCATGTCCCGGCCATCGCCGACCATACCGCCAGCCTGGGTGGATACCTGCGCTTCGATGGCAAACTCGATCCGAAAGTGCGCACCCTGGCCGCAATGACCGCGTCGCGTGAATTGGACTGCATCCATGAATGGGCCGCCAGCGTGCGCAACGCTGAGAAAAATAAAATTAGCCGCGAAACCCTGGTTGCTATAAATCGCGGGCGTAAAGTGTACCAC from the Deltaproteobacteria bacterium genome contains:
- a CDS encoding carboxymuconolactone decarboxylase family protein — its product is MARIPTIDKKESLAPEQQASYEAIDKSRGEVRGCFPALLHVPAIADHTASLGGYLRFDGKLDPKVRTLAAMTASRELDCIHEWAASVRNAEKNKISRETLVAINRGRKVYH